cctTGACGCCTAGTCCTGAGAACAGGTGTCACGTACAGAGTGCTGCGAAACGAaatctgaaccctgagtttctcactgcagtggtggcAAGCGAGTGTTTTTACAACCACACTACCAGCTCATACACCGGGTCTCACGCGGTCCATGTTACATCTTGAATGACTGAAGGATCGCACCCTCGTCAGTCTCTCAGGCAATGTCATGTTGAAAATCATGCTGAACAATAGTACAGACTGAAACTGCTGAAAGAAGATGTGGTGATGGATAGCTGGTgatacatgcatacatgcacaggCTGGTGAAGAGTAGGCTTTGTGCAGACAGGATTGGTACTAgcatttaactgaaaaaaaagcgCCTGCAAGCATCCCATTAATTCAAGTAATGTTGATTTCTTCTGTTGTTTCGCGtgcgttttattttttctttagaacTTTATTCAGATAGTAATGTTGCGTACCCAGTGAACAAACCTacataatgaataaaaacaaagaaaaacataaaacaaagtaaTAACAATCAATGGCAAACGTTAGAGTAGGTACTGCCTCTTTTTATGTACAGAAAATCCAAATTcgtcaacaaaaacaagtgtTAGATCAGAGTTCTGTAGTTCTCTCTACAGGTGTCTGGCtagtgcaaaaagaaaaaaattattatacacAAACGAAAAAGCTGccttcctttatatttttttttttttttttttgccaggtACAACTTTGGTAAACCATATTTACAACTACGTTTACtatgtaaacacaaataaattagtCTCTCATTCGCTTCGATAtatccagggttgtccatgggacatattttctatcccatcccatcccatggcaatttttgcctgtcccatcccatcccgtcccatggacgtttcccatgggattcccatggtaataacattcctatggacaacactgcgcattgcacacatgttaacaaagtcatggcctaatgaaactggaataaaaaaagtatttttcctgtgcttaaaaagtctgacaatgcaaatttcagcgtaaatgtattttacaatatcaagtatcgactaccatgggaaatacaaatgtgtgctgtcccatcccatcccatcccatgggacgtttcccatgggattcccatgggattcccattcctatggacaacactggataTATCAAGTAGTTTCCCTGAGTAAATGACCCTGAGGGAGGTCTCAaagggttttgttttaaatgtaataataaagttaaatgtAATAAACACGACAGCGATCGAATGATCAACGTCAggagaaagttttgtttttggaaaggAGGAACTGAGGCTTATCAACTTGTCCCTGGAATAGACAAGGGTGAAGGACGATTTAATGATAAACTTTCTGAAATAGATACATTTAAGCAAGTAAGagataatctttcttttcttttttttttttgattaaagtTTGGACAGTTTGTTAGCGTAATAGCTTAGTTCCGGTCATCAACACAGCGGGGCGCGGTTATCccaggttcagatctcgtttcgggcACGCAGTCCTTTCTCAGCATCTAGCTCCTGCCAACAGAACCAGTAGCAATAGCGCAGTAACTTCAACACCACTTTTATCCCACTGCCTTTGATTAAACTGTAGCTGAACTCAATTCCATTTGAGATTACCTCAAATCGTCGACTTGATATCATTCACGAAAAGGAAAATCCAGATTCGTCATCGAAGTGTTTCTATATCCGTACAACTTTTCTGGAAAAGGGTCATAACCAAACATTTTGAACTCCAGTGCATAAAGTTCTCGTACTTTTGCCAAAATGTCGTCAGGAACCGTACGGTACCCGTTTACCAGACTTTGTTCCTTCTGAATTTTCTGAACGTGCTCGTCTCTATTCGGATGTCTGCTATAAACTTCCAGCACGAGTTCCTTCAAGGCGTGTTTGTTgacgtgtttatttttattccaggGAAACGCAATGTCACTGGGCAGGTAGCCGTTGATCTGGAGAACCTGCCACAGCCGAGCAGCCAGGTCTGTGGTGTTGGTGCAAAATTTGAAGAATGATTCCTCGTACACGAGATAGACATCATCTATCAGCATGGTCATCTCGTGCCGCGCGTGCTTGTCGTAACTCGAGAACTCACTCGCAAAGCGAGAGAGGTTCAACTGTTGCAAGACGTAGCGCGCGTCCTCTCCGAAGGTCTCCATCTTGCCGATCACGTGAGGCCGGAACACGCAGGGGCTGCATAGCAAGCGGTAGGGGGCGAAATGCTCGTTCAGTGACCCTGGCGCGGTGCTGGTGACGTAATCCAGAAATTCCGAGAAGCTAATGTTCCTGGCGCACCGCTCGTCGGCCGTGTGGTTCCAGGGCCGCCGCTGCACTATTCGCCAGCCGTACATCTTCCAAAAATTGGGCAAGAGAAACTTGTCCACGTAGGCAGACCACAGGCGACTGTAAGGGTCACGTACGAACATGAACCGGAAGCGGTTCTCCAGGAAAGCGGGCGAGTTTGTGGCGTTGAACCTGACGCAAAAACAGCATACGTCGACATGAACACTtaggaacaaaataaaaaggacgTTATGTGCGTTCATTACCAATAAACACGAAAACGTGATTTCTAATAGTGTCCTAACTTTGATCAACATTCTCCTGCCCTTTTCCGCAGCTCTATTCGGGAATGagcagaggggaaaaaaatgctatCGTCGGCATCATCATATTCCTTGTTGCGACTGTCGTTGTCGTCATTATTAcctcgtcatcatcgtcgtcgtcgtattTTATCGTCACCTTCCTGATCATCGTCGTAGTCGCAGCAAAACTATTAGTAGGTGAGGTAttaggaaggaaagaaaaagggagacaTTTTAGTGGCCACGCGCCTACGTGTAACTGTCCTTGTGTCATGAGGTACTCACGCATAAACACGCATTTTCTCGGGGCGATTCTGCACTTGACGGCGGGTGAGGCTAAGTGGGTTGGAGTAGCTGACGCTGTACGTGTCCTCGTTCAACCAGCGGAAGACACTCAGCCAGAAGGTGCAGCTCGCCTGCGCACACAGACAACACCTGCGGTTGATCATATGCCTTGTTTCTGTTCTTCtcagttgaaaaaaaactgttgcgTAAAGTCTATGCAGggtattaaataaataataagaaaaagaagaagagactaaataaaatacaaggtAATCATTACGAAATGAGTACGAAGTGATGACAGGCGGTATACACGGAGCATAAAAACTAGTTGTTCAAGGTAAGTAAATGTCATCTCGTGACAGTTTGGTATCAGGAAAGTGAAGAGTGAATAGATCGAACTTATCTCGGgggcagcttttttttttttctttttttgtgagggaGGTGCTCATCCCATCTTCCTTGCTGTCCCACCGCGAAGACGTACTCAGTTATAGCGGGCGTCCAAACACATCCGTGCTAATCAACTACCCGCTTCCGCTAAATTAATATCAAGGTCTAACATCACTTGTGTGCTGTAGataagtttggttttttttttttgttcaagttAATTTACTTGCCAGTCTCTATTTATACACAAGTCAGCCATCACGCCAGCTTGTGTTTATTAACACTTGAGATGATACTCAGGGCACTGCTAGCAGGAAGAGCGATTACCCAGCTTTAACAACACTTCCTTTGAGTTGATCATTTGCGCAGTGCACTTCAATTTAAAGTTCTAAAAGGATGCAAAGCTTTTTTAAGTCAGTGAGCTGAGCTCAGCAGAAGATAATATTTCCCCAGATCTCAGTAAATTCTCCTTTTCCCAACGTTTCATTATAGAGGTACAAGCCTACAAACACACCAAGCAAAGCGATCAACCCTGTGATGTCAAAATGCcaaaaatttgttattttaatatacgATTCTAGCAAAGTTAACTGCAGGCTTGATAACATAAGTGTATCTTTATACATTTCATGTGTGTGGGAGCTCGTGCGCGATGGTGCATTTGATGCCCGCAACTTGCTCTTTCGTCTtcttgtatgtttatttttgtaaaacgCTTTAAGCCCGTCTTGACAGGTGGAATAACGGCGCTATACGTATAATTAAACCGTATACATGAATAAACAGTATTTTAACTTCTTTCTTAACATAAGTTGTTTGTGGGCTTGCATCTAAAAACGATGGCGACAGCTtagcccagcggttctcaacctgtggggcgcgacccccttgggggtcgcgacgtgcctacaagggggtcgcgaaggtggtcatttttttaaaaagtttcttatactggtattagtgaaattagtttacattgtgtaaccgagtggtgcgggggctcaaactccaaatctcttctccctattcaagtacactgtctcggcaatgcagtgacttctcacttccaaaactcaaacacaatccccctctcaacaataaagcctccaatctcctcctctcaccttttgccctctctcccccaatctctcatcgctgactcccctctccctctccagtcacacctctctttttttttttaaacatctaaaaggcaggcattcaggaaacgtccatcattcacaccctttcattcgcacgtgctcagtcctagtactactctataggtccctgacagaaggccatgaccagacaagggaaggacaccacatattacaaacaactgacaagatgaatgctttcgtccgaaaaatttcgttttgGACGCAAAAGACAAaagtttggactcactgcatgatccaccgtgaagttctagcttccaaagacttgagtgttgagttgaacacagtgctaacagatgtcataaaaatggtgaactttgtaaagaacagttctgccagatctcgtctgttttctctgatatgtcaagacatgggagccgactatgacaccttgctgtattactgcgaatcaaggtggttgtcacgtggaaaagctctcgcaagagtctttgaattgcgggaagaattgtgggtgtttctggaggagaactctttcaacaaggctaacctgcttaagaacgaccgatggctgctgctaatggcatatttatcggacatatttgagaagctgaacgttgtgaatacttctatgcaagggaaggacaccaccatattacaaacaactgacaagatgaatgctttcgttcgaaaaatttcgttgtggacgcaaaagatacgccaagaaaatatttttgatatgtttccgtgcttgtgtaagtgcaaggctgacaacttgaatcttggtcaggtgaagaatgttattattgcccatctaaacggactgcaagaaaggtttcagcattacttcgctgaaattgatgtgactaaatacgattggattcgtaatccatttctggctgatcctagcacaagcgggttgtccacagaagaagagaagctcatcgacctttcgagtgaccaatccctgaaaatggtcttccaaacaacaccagtgccaacattctggattagcatcaacggtgaatatcctctcctttctgagaaagcaatgaaagttctgctgccattttcaacttcatatatgtgtgagcaaggattttcagcattggcagcactgaagtcgaaatacagaaatcgtgtggacgcagaggctgagctgcgaatagcagtgggtacgaacatcgcacccaggttcgcttctctatgcaacagcaagcaggctcaaccttctcattaatcaaagtgagtgtccaataaaataatatttattagcaccgcagaatttgctttagtaaaatttcattaacagttatacttcttgcagataccaactttgttcttccgttgttgatttcctctacgcggcgttcgaggttagctaaggctcccccccccccccccccgctcttccaccgacctagctggctaaggggggtcgcggacgtaccggtgttcgtcaggggggtcgtcacatgtaaaaggttgagaaccgctggcttAGCCTAtctactgaaaaaaaacaacccacaacAAACCTAAACTGTTGAACTCGTGTCGACCTCTATCCCTGTGGCAACTGTAGTGACAAGTGTGAGTACCTTGGGAATGACACAGTAGGCAGTGCGGCTGTCCGCGTGTTGCACCATACGGTACACGCGTCCTTCCGCGCTGGCAAAGCAGGCGTCGTCGCTACGTCGTCGTCTTCTGCTGTACACGTCACGAGTTTCGGTGCCGAGAGGACAGAGGCTGGTGGAGAGGCTGTCATCTGCTTCCTGGCTGAGCGCTGAACGCCGGCCATACCCCACTGCCACGGCCTTCATCGATGTCAAAAGTCGCATGGAGAAGACGGCTGCAAAATGAGGATCAATGACGTCAAAGGAATGAGCAACGGCTGTAACGCGAACCGTCAGAGGCGGGTTTGAATCTCTAGGTTCATGTCTGGTTCCGTGCAAGTGTCGTCACCATTATCCTGGGGATTGGGTGAGGGAGGGATCGGAACACAGCTGATTTAGACTTGCAGGGTGAAAATTTAAAGCACagacatatgcacacataaaaaaaaaaaaacaggcgaGGGAACTCACATTTGTCGGATGCGAACTTAAAGATAACAACAAGTACCAGTGCTCCACATGACAACTTCAAGAGGCGCTTGCGATGTGCCCGCATCGTCATCTGAAATCAAAACACAACCGCGTTAACAAGACTATATAGAAGGTCCATCTTAGCACATGCACGGACATTTATACGAACATGCATCCTGTCGTTCTCTGGCATGCGCGTCATCGAGTAATTATAACATATAATAGCCTTTTGTGTAATTGAAAAAAACCTTTGTAAATCGCCCAACATAAGAATCATTGCGCTGAAGGGAAACAGCCAGCCCAAAAGTATAAATGGAGAATGTTACGAACAGGAAGAGAGCTGCACAGCTGAGGTCTATGGCCATGCAGCTGGCAGTTAGAAGCCTCCTATCAGCACGTGTGAGAGATTGTGGGTCGAGGCCTATCTGTCGGTCCAATGCACGCTCATCACAACGCATGTTACAGTGAAGAGCGCTCCAACCTGTGTACGACATGCGTCCCCAaagagcgcatgcgcagtctaCATCGTGGCACAGCCTTACGGAAATCCTGTCACCGAAAGTAACCATTAGCAGAATTATAACTTCGAGACAGGACGGTCATGACTGCCTCCGCCACCATTTCGTGAACTAACAAAAACGTACATGCAGTTACCCCGTAATGTGACAAGCGATCGAGCTTACTTCCATGGACATGACTGCTAGGCTATAATTGCGACAAAGCAGTCCATCACTTTCGTTTTGATCGTCTGTCACGACGAACCGGTCAACAGTTGCGATTGTGGCGTGTCACATGCTGGCTCAGTACGGGCTTTAGTTTTGAGGGAAGGAGggggcaggcctgacgagagggggggacaggggggttggtgtacccgggcccgcggctgtcaagggggcccggccttggtcagtggattttttttcttcttctccttttctttttcttttaaagaaaggtctaaggacagaacacccgaatgtttgcagtctatattttgttactgaatgaagtgtagatattgagattcgaattgtaaacatacattatatactgggaaaataatttacgattacaagtacaaggggcccggagaggtcgtctgtcccggggcccgggctggctctcggcggccctgggagggggttgctgcgtcatgatctgacgcaattttgtttttttgcgttTTTTGGCGGGAAACAAAAGTGAGAGGGTGAAGGATCTCGATGGCGGCGGACGGTAAAAAGTAAAGTCTCGAGTGAATTTTGGAAAAGAAGTGTCGTCTGCCAAGCCTCTGTCTTCTGGAGTGAAATTCCAGCTAGTGTTCCGGTCATGAGGACGTCTGGGGATGGTACGCGACAGTGATGTTGTTGAACCCTGACCTATCAACGCGCGTGTCGCGTGTTGTAATATGTTTTGGAGCTACGAACAAGAGAATAGGAAATATATTTACCAACCTGAGGCGTGGTCGCTAACTGGATAGATAATGGCTAGCAAATATCAGGTTTTAGCTGTAAGCTGTCAGTGATCCATCAAGCGGCGGGCTGTGCATGCAGCCACAGGTACGTACATGACAACTTTCAACAACTTGGCAAAGAACGATGACAAAGCTGTTGTGTTAATGTGCCCAGGGAAACATGGTTTAACTATTCCTGAATATGAAATGGCTCCAGTGTGTAGTGGAATGTAAATGCGATTAAAAAAAACGCGAACAGACGTTCTATACAGGAGCCATTGCTTTTATATCTCGTTTCGTGTTTACTGTGCAAATCTGCTCTCTTACTTACGCACCCAAGCAAGTGTAAGCGCTAAACACTCATCTCACGGGACCTGCAAATCATGCGTTCTATTCACTAAGTTTACCTTCTCCCCCAGTCTGGACCTCCGCCAAGGAAAGATGACTCACTTTCCTGTCCGCGCGCCAACTGAAAACTGATTCATCCACCACACACATTACACGCGCATGATATGCGCCGATTAAGATGGCCTGTTTGTTGAGCTTCTCGCGTGCCGCAAGCTACTACGTCGACTTCCTGGCTAGGGGCACCTGCACTACAGACACTGGAAAGCAGCTGCAATGGCCAGAAGCAGCGATCCACTCATCCATAGCAAGGGCGTGTCGGCAATGCAAGCTGTCCGCGGCTCATCTCGTTCGCAAAACATGACTAAGGGGATACAACTGCATCCAATTTTGTTATTGCGGTGATGAACGAGTTACGTCCCTGCCCACACCTGTGTCAGGGCTGCACAAAGGCTTGGTGTCGGCCTCCCTACATCTCCGTCCGAATAATCGTTGTCTCACGCAAGGCCGCTGACGCGTGACGTACACCGCACACAGGCAGATGTGACGTAACTGCGGACGAAGCTATGCGTGCACGCGCGTGGGTGGTGGAGATAAACTGTGGGAAGGTGCACTTGCTCGAAGAAGGGGGTGTCATGCTGAAGAAGAGATGCACTGCAGATTCGGTGTACCATAAAGCCAGTATGAATATGATTGAAGGATATATGTCAAGCATATATGTATAAACcgacaggtttaaaaaaaaaagagagagagatgaggggcAGAAATTTCAGAGGGTAAAGTCTTCTAACCTTTTTTGACTCTCCTGGGTTCAGCTCCcatctcgggcacgttgttctctctctgcatgtggcatctgagTACATGGTTGGCTgtcttgccgtaatatagccttagttgctgactcggcgtaaaacagtaacaccccaccccaacctttTTCAGTCGTTGGTGGTGGTTGGAGGGAAGTGTTAAAGACCTTACTTTGAGAGGGTAGGGACATCCTTAATCACTGTAGTGAggtgagagagggaaagaggcAAAGCCAGACCAGTAACAAATGCGTTCCTGTGACTTTCGACAGGTGTCATGGCATATGCAAGTAAATGGCTTCATTCTCAGAGATATTTTATCTGTCAAAGaggctttaaaaaattatctgttcCAATCATTCCCTAGCTTTGACAATGACCCATTCTTATAAAATGGCCGCTGAACACTATGTAGCCTCGAGTCCAGGCTGCCATGCCTGTATCCTCCCTCTGTTCGGCGTCGCGCTCCTTGTAGTCCCTGCGATAACGTCTTCACCAACGGCAGGTACGTTAACCATAACATTAGCTGATGATGCAATAGGCACAGCAGCACGTGGATATAATTGCTGATAAGGAGATCGACGGGAATTACAGACACTCCCAGCTTAGTCCTTATTCTCCAGCCGTAAATCTGCATAAACTGGCCAAGGGTTGAATGTTGGGTATATAGAGAGAGATTCGTGTTATCACAAACTTGTGcaactggactgcttgcagacgacttttttttccagttaactaccagaacgaggctggtgtttACACATCTTCCGATTTAGTCACATTTCAccttaactactagaacgaggctggtgtgcacAAAGTTTcaggtttagtcacattcattgatTAGGCTCGCCGAAATTAACAATGGAGAACCTCacaagaagctaagcgttggtctcgacagacagcagtccacctatacacgtcagTGGTGTGCTCATAATTGCaccaggcacacacacacacaaatacgaAATGAATCTGCACatgaacaaagagaaaatgtaaaaagaaagaaagaaaaattctgcacAGTAAAGGAATCTCAATTTAACTCCTTTCCCTTCTAGTTAACGGAATCCCCGATCCCGATGCTTGTGTTACCTCCTTCACAAATTTGCCTTCATCTCTCCAGGCTAACCCCTCGTGCTTGTGTTACCTTCTTAAAAAGAACTTTAGCCTCCGAGTTAACAAAGTCCTCGATGCTTACGCCATCTGCACACAGATCTTCCAGTCAAGAGCGCTACCTTCGTGACAGCTCTTTACGACATCGGGAGAGGGGAGTGGCCTTCCTTCAGCCGCTCCTTCAACCAGTACCTACGCCGCCTGCACCACCTCCTGCAGCTGGAAGTCGACATCGTCGTCTTCGGCGACCGTAGACTGAAAGCGTTCGTCCGCGAGCACCGACAGACAAACCGCGCCAGGACCACCTTCGTGACGAAGCCCTTCTCCAAGCTTGACGCCTTCCGCCACAGACCGTACATCGAGGACATCATGGCGTCGGCTGAGTTTCGCCAAGACAACGAGCTG
This is a stretch of genomic DNA from Pomacea canaliculata isolate SZHN2017 linkage group LG3, ASM307304v1, whole genome shotgun sequence. It encodes these proteins:
- the LOC112558473 gene encoding carbohydrate sulfotransferase 13-like isoform X3, producing MTMRAHRKRLLKLSCGALVLVVIFKFASDKSVFSMRLLTSMKAVAVGYGRRSALSQEADDSLSTSLCPLGTETRDVYSRRRRRSDDACFASAEGRVYRMVQHADSRTAYCVIPKASCTFWLSVFRWLNEDTYSVSYSNPLSLTRRQVQNRPEKMRVYAFNATNSPAFLENRFRFMFVRDPYSRLWSAYVDKFLLPNFWKMYGWRIVQRRPWNHTADERCARNISFSEFLDYVTSTAPGSLNEHFAPYRLLCSPCVFRPHVIGKMETFGEDARYVLQQLNLSRFASEFSSYDKHARHEMTMLIDDVYLVYEESFFKFCTNTTDLAARLWQVLQINGYLPSDIAFPWNKNKHVNKHALKELVLEVYSRHPNRDEHVQKIQKEQSLVNGYRTVPDDILAKVRELYALEFKMFGYDPFPEKLYGYRNTSMTNLDFPFRE
- the LOC112558473 gene encoding carbohydrate sulfotransferase 11-like isoform X1, translating into MVTFGDRISVRLCHDVDCACALWGRMSYTGWSALHCNMRCDERALDRQIGLDPQSLTRADRRLLTASCMAIDLSCAALFLFVTFSIYTFGLAVSLQRNDSYVGRFTKMTMRAHRKRLLKLSCGALVLVVIFKFASDKSVFSMRLLTSMKAVAVGYGRRSALSQEADDSLSTSLCPLGTETRDVYSRRRRRSDDACFASAEGRVYRMVQHADSRTAYCVIPKASCTFWLSVFRWLNEDTYSVSYSNPLSLTRRQVQNRPEKMRVYAFNATNSPAFLENRFRFMFVRDPYSRLWSAYVDKFLLPNFWKMYGWRIVQRRPWNHTADERCARNISFSEFLDYVTSTAPGSLNEHFAPYRLLCSPCVFRPHVIGKMETFGEDARYVLQQLNLSRFASEFSSYDKHARHEMTMLIDDVYLVYEESFFKFCTNTTDLAARLWQVLQINGYLPSDIAFPWNKNKHVNKHALKELVLEVYSRHPNRDEHVQKIQKEQSLVNGYRTVPDDILAKVRELYALEFKMFGYDPFPEKLYGYRNTSMTNLDFPFRE
- the LOC112558473 gene encoding carbohydrate sulfotransferase 13-like isoform X2, producing MYSDATCRERTTCPRWELNPGESKKMTMRAHRKRLLKLSCGALVLVVIFKFASDKSVFSMRLLTSMKAVAVGYGRRSALSQEADDSLSTSLCPLGTETRDVYSRRRRRSDDACFASAEGRVYRMVQHADSRTAYCVIPKASCTFWLSVFRWLNEDTYSVSYSNPLSLTRRQVQNRPEKMRVYAFNATNSPAFLENRFRFMFVRDPYSRLWSAYVDKFLLPNFWKMYGWRIVQRRPWNHTADERCARNISFSEFLDYVTSTAPGSLNEHFAPYRLLCSPCVFRPHVIGKMETFGEDARYVLQQLNLSRFASEFSSYDKHARHEMTMLIDDVYLVYEESFFKFCTNTTDLAARLWQVLQINGYLPSDIAFPWNKNKHVNKHALKELVLEVYSRHPNRDEHVQKIQKEQSLVNGYRTVPDDILAKVRELYALEFKMFGYDPFPEKLYGYRNTSMTNLDFPFRE